One region of Miscanthus floridulus cultivar M001 chromosome 19, ASM1932011v1, whole genome shotgun sequence genomic DNA includes:
- the LOC136526348 gene encoding uncharacterized protein encodes MQLNTIYNGIDSKVFEQIKDLEKASKVWVRLEEAYEGTSTVKSTKLYMLKDKLSNFKMKDDESISEMFYRLQVIINDLKNLGEKVKDEDFSHNDGEELVKEEDKKKKSVTFKAGTSSSKNKSKGKAKKEESSDEECSHDDSDDEALALFVHKFGNMKKKKGYSARKRRDHFKNKEYVSDDDKASKKKALASIAINNKSSLFDTPSCFMAKGFKVKYDESEIDDSESENDSDDDEFSNEQLMNMLEQADSIINKKNKKCKDLLKKLSALEQSFDELNATHERLAETHEKLGKAHTKLEKVHSLLLEQQKESVIVSCDVGITCDIIEDSFYEPIVVAPTNPSYSSSSTTATTRTSTTSDDFNYDASLIVENETLKREVDELTHALGKAYGGEAHSLKCLGSCGGIDPYTLTARLGLAQIRGSSPPKDDAWLSQPIWSPT; translated from the exons atgcaactcaacaccatatacaatggcattgattcaaaggtgtttgagcaaatcaaagatcttgagaaggcaaGTAAAGTTTGGGTGAGATTAGAGGAAGCATATGAGGGCACTTCAACGGTAAAAAGTACCAAGCTCTATATGCTCAAAGACAAGCTAtcaaacttcaagatgaaggatgatgagtccatttcggagatgttctataggctacaagtcatcatcaatgatctcaagaatttgggtgagaaggtgaaggatgaggacttctctcacaa TGATGGTGAAGAGCTTGTGAAggaggaagacaagaagaagaagagtgtgacaTTCAAGGCTGGCACTTCATCCTCCAAGAACAAGAGTAAGGGCAAAGCTAAGaaggaagaatcaagtgatgaagaatgctctcatgatgatagtgatgatgaagcacTAGCTCTCTTTGTGCATAAGTTTGGcaacatgaagaagaagaaaggctatAGTGCAAGGAAGAGAAGAGATCACTTCAAGAACAAGGAGTATGTGAG tgatgatgacaaggcatccaagaagaaggctctagcgagcattgctatcaacaacaagTCTTCActatttgacactccatcatgcttcatggccaagggcttcaaggtaaaatatgatgagagtgaaatTGATgatagtgaaagtgaaaatgatagtgatgatgatgaattctcAAATGAACAACTAATGAATATGCTAGAACAAGCTGACTCAATAATtaacaagaaaaacaagaagtgcaaagatttgctaaagaagcttagtgctcttgagcaatcctttgatgagctcaatgctactcatgagaggctagcggaaacccatgagaagcttggcaaagctcacaccaAGCTTGAAAAGGTTCACTCCTTGCTTCTTGAACAACAAAAGGAAAGTGTTatagtatcatgtgatgtgggcatAACATGTGACATTATTGAAGATTCATTTTATgaacctattgttgttgctcccactaacccttcttatagctcATCATCCACCACCGCTACCACTCGTACCTCTACTACTAGTGATGATTTCaattatgatgcctcactaatagttgaaaatgagactctcaagagggaggtggatgagctcactcatgccctaGGCAAGGCCTATGGCGGTGAGGCCCACtcgctaaagtgcttgggtagctgtgggggtattgacccctatacccttacggctaggcttgggctggcccagatcagagggtctaGTCCACCAAAGGACGATGCGTGGCTCAGCCAACCTATTTGGAGTCCCacgtaa